Proteins encoded within one genomic window of Paracoccus sp. TOH:
- a CDS encoding IS66 family transposase, producing the protein MRTDDLSLPDDMDLLKAMVRAMAEKTAVLEDENAALKARSLDADARIKRLMQILKAYDRARFGRRSEKLGTAGAGADEEAQQAFVFEEIETGIAALKAQTGQGRAPGEKRAPRPRKGFPPHLERVEVVIEPEDLPEHAGKQKVLIGEDISERLDVIPAKFRVIVTRRPKYALKGWDGVIQALAPAHIIESGLPTEALLAQIAVSKYADGLPLFRQEGIYARDGVEIDRRLMAQWMGRVGFELEILAAHVLGEILKGPRVFADETSLPTLAPGTGAVKKAWLWAYARDDSTFGGSGPPMVAYRFEDSRSGECVRRHLGGYGGILQVDGYAAYNQLVRKDGGNDGPRLAGCWAHSRRRFFELHTAGDSQVATTTVERMADLWKLEAEVRGQSPEARAAARQAISAPIVAELFALWQQTLPRISGKSKLAEAIRYASARCDIFERFLTDGLIELDSNIVERAIRPQTITRKNSLFAGSDGGGRTWATIATLLQTCKMNNVDPAAWLTQTLERIANQWPSAEIDALMPWNYTP; encoded by the coding sequence ATGCGCACCGATGATCTTTCCCTGCCCGATGACATGGACCTGCTCAAGGCCATGGTCCGCGCCATGGCGGAGAAGACGGCCGTGCTGGAGGACGAGAATGCTGCCCTGAAGGCGCGCAGCCTTGATGCCGACGCGCGGATCAAGCGGCTGATGCAGATCCTGAAGGCCTATGACCGGGCTCGGTTCGGGCGGCGCTCCGAGAAGCTTGGCACCGCTGGGGCTGGTGCTGACGAAGAGGCGCAGCAGGCCTTCGTCTTCGAGGAGATCGAGACCGGCATCGCGGCGCTGAAGGCGCAGACAGGCCAAGGCCGGGCCCCGGGCGAGAAGCGGGCTCCGCGGCCGCGCAAGGGCTTCCCGCCCCATCTCGAGCGGGTCGAGGTGGTGATCGAGCCCGAGGACCTGCCGGAACACGCGGGCAAGCAGAAGGTGCTGATCGGGGAAGACATCTCCGAGCGGCTGGACGTCATCCCGGCGAAGTTCCGTGTCATCGTGACCCGCCGCCCGAAATACGCGCTCAAGGGCTGGGACGGTGTCATCCAGGCGCTTGCGCCGGCCCACATCATCGAAAGCGGCCTGCCGACCGAGGCGCTGCTGGCCCAGATCGCGGTCTCCAAATATGCCGACGGCCTGCCGCTGTTCCGGCAGGAGGGGATTTATGCCCGTGACGGCGTAGAAATCGACCGGCGGCTGATGGCGCAATGGATGGGCCGGGTCGGCTTCGAGTTGGAGATCCTCGCCGCGCATGTGCTGGGCGAGATCCTGAAGGGACCGCGCGTCTTCGCCGATGAGACCAGCCTGCCGACCCTCGCGCCCGGCACCGGCGCTGTGAAGAAGGCCTGGCTCTGGGCCTATGCCCGCGACGACAGCACCTTCGGCGGCAGCGGGCCGCCCATGGTGGCCTATCGCTTCGAGGACAGCCGATCCGGAGAATGCGTTCGTCGGCATCTCGGCGGGTATGGCGGCATTCTTCAGGTCGACGGCTATGCCGCCTACAATCAGCTCGTCCGCAAGGACGGGGGCAATGATGGCCCGCGCCTCGCTGGATGTTGGGCCCATAGCCGGCGGCGCTTCTTTGAGCTCCACACCGCGGGGGACAGCCAGGTCGCCACCACCACGGTCGAGCGCATGGCCGATCTGTGGAAACTCGAAGCCGAGGTGCGCGGCCAGAGCCCCGAGGCCCGCGCCGCCGCGCGACAGGCCATCTCCGCGCCCATCGTCGCCGAGCTGTTCGCCCTCTGGCAACAGACCCTGCCGCGCATCTCGGGCAAATCGAAGCTGGCCGAAGCCATCCGCTACGCCAGCGCCCGGTGCGACATTTTCGAGCGCTTCCTGACCGACGGCCTGATCGAACTCGACTCCAACATCGTCGAGCGCGCCATCCGGCCCCAGACCATCACCCGCAAGAACAGCCTCTTCGCCGGATCGGACGGCGGCGGCCGCACATGGGCCACCATCGCCACCCTCCTGCAGACCTGCAAAATGAACAACGTGGACCCCGCAGCCTGGCTGACACAGACCCTCGAGCGCATCGCCAACCAATGGCCAAGCGCCGAAATCGACGCCCTCATGCCCTGGAACTACACGCCCTGA
- a CDS encoding ATP-binding cassette domain-containing protein: MAVAIGLHGLGRRFGDVTALTPLDLDIRAGEFFTLLGSSGSGKSTLLKIIGGFDHPTTGRVTFVSGKLMPFRACSSRA; encoded by the coding sequence ATGGCCGTTGCGATCGGACTCCACGGGCTCGGACGTCGCTTCGGTGATGTGACCGCTCTTACGCCGCTTGACCTCGACATCAGAGCGGGCGAGTTCTTTACATTGCTCGGATCGTCCGGTTCCGGCAAGAGTACCCTGCTGAAGATCATCGGCGGGTTTGACCATCCGACAACGGGGCGCGTCACCTTTGTAAGCGGGAAGCTGATGCCGTTCAGGGCGTGTAGTTCCAGGGCATGA
- a CDS encoding hydantoinase/oxoprolinase family protein, with protein MAIRLASDVGGTFTDLLGYDEATGQVYTAKSLTTVDDQSRGVMDTIQLAGKKDGLDPEHVGFFVHGGTTVINALTERKGVRTGLVTTRGFRDVLEIGRGNRPDLYNLRFRSPRPYVERSLRFEVNERIDSDGSVHTPLDRDDVARVAAAIREDGVEAVAILFLNSYANPLHEVECVRLLTAELPGLTICSSHEISGLWREFERSNTVVLNAYVKPIIARYFQRLENKLIEGAVRCAHYAMLSNGGVSSFRQAAASPLNLVESGPSGGIAGAVRIGEILDEPNVLAFDVGGTTAKCSVIVDGKARVFSEYKLEWSRTSPGYPVQVPVVDIVEIGAGGGSIARVDKFGALKVGPESAGSKPGPVCYGLGGSEPTVTDAKLLTGVIAPQAFAGGKIRLDVEAARLAMDVLGKKLGLGVDETAQAIIDIAEANMINALKLVTIQRGYDPRDFTLVVTGGMGPLFAASLGRELNAKRVVIPPHAGIFSAWGMLAAKPRVDLRKTWFRELSADTIPEIEDEAAEMRRAAIDYFGKDRPENLSYSLALQLRYRGQEHSVATALDGDLGLEMIATRFHAAHKQAYSFDLPDTSIEITGINMTAEMESPVISAPMINSAGLTLESARRESRPVFRCAGDGWAECVVFDRDRLPPGALVDGPALVEEPTSTTLILQGQMAHRNDRGLLIIHEKEEH; from the coding sequence ATGGCAATACGTTTGGCCAGCGATGTGGGCGGTACATTCACCGACCTTTTGGGCTATGACGAGGCGACCGGCCAAGTCTACACGGCCAAGAGCCTAACGACAGTGGACGATCAGTCCCGCGGAGTGATGGACACGATCCAACTCGCGGGCAAGAAGGACGGTCTTGATCCCGAGCACGTTGGCTTCTTCGTCCATGGCGGCACGACCGTGATCAACGCCCTAACAGAGCGTAAAGGTGTCAGGACCGGACTAGTCACTACCCGTGGCTTTCGTGATGTTCTGGAGATCGGGCGAGGCAATCGGCCGGACCTTTATAACCTTCGCTTTCGTAGCCCGCGCCCCTACGTGGAGCGCTCGCTCCGCTTTGAGGTAAACGAACGCATCGACTCTGACGGCTCTGTGCATACACCTCTCGACCGAGACGACGTCGCCCGTGTGGCGGCGGCAATCCGCGAGGACGGAGTTGAGGCAGTCGCCATCCTCTTTTTGAATTCTTACGCCAACCCGTTGCACGAAGTGGAATGCGTCCGTCTGCTAACTGCCGAGCTGCCCGGGTTGACGATTTGCAGCAGCCACGAGATTTCCGGTCTCTGGCGCGAATTTGAGCGGTCGAATACCGTAGTGTTGAACGCCTACGTGAAGCCCATCATCGCGCGATACTTCCAGCGGCTCGAGAACAAGCTTATCGAAGGCGCGGTCCGATGCGCCCACTATGCAATGTTATCAAACGGCGGCGTATCCTCGTTTCGACAGGCGGCCGCATCGCCGCTGAATCTCGTCGAGTCCGGCCCCTCGGGTGGGATTGCAGGGGCGGTCCGGATCGGCGAGATTTTGGATGAACCGAATGTTCTGGCATTCGATGTCGGCGGAACTACGGCTAAGTGTTCGGTCATCGTCGACGGCAAAGCGCGTGTCTTTTCAGAATATAAGTTGGAATGGAGCCGCACTTCACCAGGCTATCCGGTGCAGGTTCCCGTGGTGGACATCGTCGAAATAGGGGCTGGCGGCGGCTCGATTGCGCGTGTCGACAAATTTGGCGCACTTAAGGTAGGACCAGAGAGCGCCGGCTCGAAGCCTGGGCCGGTTTGTTACGGCCTTGGAGGCAGCGAGCCGACTGTTACAGATGCCAAACTCTTGACTGGCGTGATTGCTCCGCAAGCCTTTGCGGGAGGTAAGATTCGGCTTGATGTTGAAGCAGCCCGTTTAGCTATGGATGTTCTGGGAAAGAAGTTGGGCCTTGGAGTTGACGAGACGGCCCAAGCGATAATTGACATTGCCGAAGCCAACATGATCAACGCGCTTAAGTTGGTGACGATCCAGCGCGGTTACGACCCGCGCGACTTCACCTTGGTTGTGACCGGCGGCATGGGACCACTTTTTGCTGCCAGTCTCGGTCGTGAGCTGAACGCCAAGCGGGTGGTCATCCCGCCACACGCGGGGATATTTTCGGCTTGGGGGATGCTGGCGGCCAAGCCGAGGGTTGACTTGCGCAAGACTTGGTTTCGTGAGCTTAGCGCCGATACGATCCCCGAGATCGAGGATGAGGCCGCCGAAATGCGGCGCGCGGCGATCGATTATTTCGGCAAGGATCGCCCCGAGAACCTCAGCTATAGCCTAGCGCTGCAGCTGAGATACCGCGGCCAGGAACACTCGGTCGCTACTGCGCTAGACGGCGACCTTGGTCTAGAGATGATCGCGACGCGCTTCCATGCGGCTCACAAACAAGCGTACTCCTTCGATCTGCCGGATACCTCAATCGAGATCACAGGCATAAATATGACTGCCGAAATGGAAAGCCCAGTGATCTCGGCTCCGATGATCAACTCTGCCGGACTAACACTAGAGAGCGCACGCCGAGAGAGCCGTCCGGTGTTTCGTTGCGCTGGCGATGGCTGGGCCGAGTGCGTTGTGTTTGATCGCGATCGACTTCCGCCGGGTGCTTTGGTTGACGGCCCAGCACTGGTTGAGGAGCCGACATCTACCACGCTGATCTTGCAAGGACAGATGGCTCATCGCAATGACCGGGGTCTCCTCATCATACATGAGAAGGAAGAGCATTGA
- a CDS encoding hydantoinase B/oxoprolinase family protein: MQVEARERVDLVTLEIVHGKLLSVVDEMGVVMQRTSMSPVIYEVLDFACGICTADAELVAQTNGITLFTGTFGTQLRSVIDTYRGDIHAGDIFVTNDPYHGGTHACDFAIIRPIFWRGDLVAWALNVAHWVDVGGAVPGSLPPDANSSFQEGLRLSRIRLASNDILNPEIVRIIRENTRLPEIAMGDLNAQIATVRIAEKRLEEVLDRYGAELIRSCFGAILNTAARRARAVIRQLPDGIYEATDVIDGDGATETPIPVRVKITIEGERVEVDFTGCPPAVMGPINCGLGALQSAVKSVFKALVAPHDPSNEGWFRPLTVRAPSGTIFTAEKPSPTGWYYEGSVQASELVWKALARFMPERFSAGSYSSLCVIYLSGYTAQGEEFIHIEPTHGGWGACADQDGANAVISLTDGDTYNYSIELLEAKFPLRVRRYDFNTEGGVGAGRFRGGFGVVREYEVLSEGTVLTGSFGRNTTPPWGAEGGLSGSINRFEVIEATSGEVTSYGRLNKRQLKTGDIVRIITGGGGGWGSPAERKCEAIVADLRAGLITVEDARRVYGYEEA, from the coding sequence GTGCAGGTTGAAGCAAGGGAAAGGGTTGATCTGGTCACGCTTGAGATCGTTCACGGCAAGCTATTGTCGGTTGTGGACGAGATGGGCGTTGTCATGCAGCGAACAAGCATGAGCCCGGTCATTTACGAGGTGCTGGATTTCGCCTGTGGCATCTGTACGGCTGATGCGGAGCTTGTGGCTCAGACCAATGGAATCACGTTATTCACGGGGACATTCGGTACCCAGCTGCGCTCAGTCATCGACACCTACCGGGGCGATATCCATGCTGGCGATATCTTTGTCACCAATGACCCTTATCATGGGGGCACTCATGCCTGTGACTTCGCGATAATCCGACCAATTTTTTGGCGGGGCGACTTGGTGGCGTGGGCACTCAATGTTGCGCATTGGGTGGATGTTGGCGGCGCTGTACCCGGCAGCCTCCCACCAGACGCAAATTCCAGTTTCCAGGAAGGCTTAAGGCTGTCGCGCATCCGGCTTGCAAGCAATGATATTCTCAACCCGGAGATTGTCCGCATCATCCGTGAAAATACCCGACTGCCGGAAATCGCGATGGGAGACCTAAACGCGCAAATCGCCACAGTGCGCATTGCCGAAAAACGGCTTGAGGAAGTGCTCGACCGCTACGGGGCGGAGTTGATCAGGAGTTGCTTCGGCGCGATACTTAATACTGCGGCACGGAGAGCGCGCGCGGTAATTCGACAGCTGCCTGACGGAATCTATGAGGCGACCGACGTGATCGATGGCGACGGCGCAACGGAAACGCCGATCCCGGTGCGCGTGAAGATCACCATTGAAGGCGAACGTGTCGAGGTTGATTTCACCGGCTGCCCGCCGGCCGTGATGGGACCAATCAATTGCGGTCTTGGAGCATTGCAATCAGCCGTCAAATCAGTGTTCAAGGCGCTTGTTGCGCCGCATGACCCATCAAACGAGGGCTGGTTCCGCCCATTGACGGTCCGGGCGCCATCGGGGACCATCTTCACGGCAGAGAAGCCGTCGCCGACTGGGTGGTACTATGAAGGCTCAGTTCAGGCATCCGAATTGGTGTGGAAGGCGCTGGCACGCTTTATGCCAGAGCGGTTCTCGGCAGGATCATACTCCTCACTCTGTGTAATTTATCTCTCCGGCTACACTGCCCAAGGGGAGGAATTCATCCACATCGAGCCGACCCACGGCGGTTGGGGTGCCTGCGCTGACCAGGACGGCGCAAACGCGGTAATTTCTCTGACCGACGGTGACACCTACAACTACTCGATCGAGTTGCTCGAAGCTAAATTCCCGTTGCGGGTTAGGCGCTACGACTTCAACACTGAAGGCGGGGTTGGCGCCGGTCGGTTCCGCGGCGGCTTCGGCGTAGTACGAGAATACGAGGTGCTTTCGGAAGGTACGGTTCTGACCGGAAGCTTCGGGCGCAACACGACCCCGCCTTGGGGAGCTGAGGGCGGCCTCAGTGGGTCGATCAATCGTTTCGAGGTGATCGAGGCAACTTCCGGCGAGGTCACGTCCTACGGGCGGCTCAACAAGCGCCAACTAAAGACAGGAGACATTGTCCGGATAATTACGGGCGGTGGTGGTGGCTGGGGCTCGCCTGCGGAACGCAAGTGCGAAGCAATTGTCGCTGATCTGCGCGCGGGACTGATTACGGTCGAGGACGCTCGCAGAGTCTATGGATATGAGGAGGCTTGA
- a CDS encoding LuxR C-terminal-related transcriptional regulator, whose product MKRAPRSLQHHVLYRKYNGQDSEISALLGKCGLIQCRRELGSASDLTLMAVALLEEVNLEGGDRPADLSFLSSAFEQLGHRDSWFDPLASLVVSRMRIALIDGADADSILRHTESVANRRNYRRLLRLVDLLRIEMLLRTEQENEAARLIEFLRDAPWSKSELDPVNLRGAPIATLEARLALVRGEPEAALNKLNAQLSGLEIARNTPRSIRLSLLKVRALLMLDEQAPARGELERLALSQRVDQYCLPFVEEGKGLAQFLNALVLDIEPTSIVFRRLAPCVALIGRHIPEMAFPEIARLTPSESEVLVRLERGLANKEIARSLQITDNTVKYHLANIFRKLDVTTRTAAITRARTSGLLAAIRQRANLSSISG is encoded by the coding sequence ATGAAACGCGCCCCTCGCAGCCTTCAACACCATGTTTTATATAGGAAATATAATGGTCAGGACAGCGAAATCAGCGCCTTACTTGGGAAATGTGGGCTGATACAGTGCCGTCGCGAACTTGGTTCAGCATCTGACCTCACTTTGATGGCGGTCGCGCTCTTGGAAGAGGTCAACTTGGAAGGTGGCGATCGCCCAGCTGATCTATCATTTCTATCCTCAGCATTCGAGCAACTCGGACATCGCGATAGCTGGTTCGATCCGCTTGCATCATTGGTGGTATCCCGAATGCGGATTGCGTTGATTGATGGAGCGGACGCGGACTCCATTTTGCGTCATACTGAGAGCGTCGCCAATCGACGAAATTACCGCCGTCTCTTACGGCTTGTCGATCTGCTCAGGATTGAAATGCTCCTGCGGACCGAGCAGGAAAACGAGGCTGCCCGTCTGATTGAATTTTTGCGCGATGCTCCATGGAGCAAATCCGAGCTGGATCCAGTCAATCTACGCGGCGCGCCCATCGCCACGCTTGAAGCTCGCCTTGCGCTAGTACGCGGCGAGCCCGAGGCAGCACTGAATAAACTCAATGCTCAATTGTCCGGTCTCGAGATTGCGCGCAATACGCCGCGATCAATTCGCCTTTCGCTGCTTAAGGTGAGAGCACTTCTTATGCTCGACGAACAGGCTCCTGCCCGCGGCGAGCTCGAACGTTTGGCACTGAGCCAACGGGTTGATCAGTACTGCCTGCCTTTTGTCGAGGAGGGTAAGGGACTCGCGCAGTTCCTCAATGCGCTCGTTCTCGACATCGAGCCGACGTCCATCGTCTTCCGCCGTCTTGCCCCCTGTGTGGCATTGATCGGCAGGCACATTCCGGAAATGGCTTTTCCCGAGATCGCCCGACTGACTCCGAGCGAGAGCGAAGTTTTGGTTCGCCTTGAGCGGGGGTTAGCCAACAAAGAAATCGCCAGATCACTACAAATTACTGATAATACAGTAAAATACCATCTCGCTAACATCTTTCGAAAGCTGGATGTTACGACCCGCACAGCGGCAATCACGCGCGCACGTACGTCGGGGCTTCTTGCAGCGATCCGTCAGCGTGCCAACCTCTCAAGCATCTCGGGCTGA
- a CDS encoding IS1380-like element IS1247 family transposase translates to MDHPEGAGLQRADRVDFDPRVRLEFRGTQLSSDGGLLVMRELDDALGLSDLASAALRDTRSGKNTVHRLDGLFRQSVFGRLAGYEDVNDANRLACDPVMRQVVGGRAVDAQAASASQMGRFETETLALAGNRAALADLNGQWIDRFHDRNGLKYIVLDMDSSVSPTHGDQEGSAWNGHFDCSCYHPNFLFNQFGMLERCALRHGNVHSADGWRDVLDPVIARYAERDLGGRFFRADAAYAIPAIYERLEEARFFYAIRLPANAVLKDKIAHRLTRPVGRPSLTKVKRFFEEFEYQAASWDKERRVIAKIEWHPGELFPRVGFIVTNLPMEPDWVVRFYNQRGTAEQHIKEGKYAFRWTRLSCRKFRDNEVRLQLHALAYNLATFLHCIELPEAMADWSLTSLQLKLIKIGARVVRHARTITFQLAEVAVTGTMVRAILAAIRRLRAPPLCA, encoded by the coding sequence ATGGATCACCCAGAGGGTGCGGGCTTGCAACGGGCAGATCGGGTGGATTTCGACCCTCGCGTGCGGCTGGAATTTCGCGGCACGCAGCTCAGTTCCGACGGCGGCCTTCTGGTGATGCGCGAGCTTGATGACGCGCTCGGGTTGTCCGATTTGGCGTCAGCGGCGCTGCGCGATACTCGCTCTGGCAAGAACACGGTCCATCGGCTCGACGGCCTGTTCCGGCAATCAGTCTTTGGGCGGCTGGCCGGATACGAGGATGTCAACGACGCCAACCGTCTCGCCTGCGATCCGGTCATGCGCCAAGTTGTCGGCGGCAGAGCGGTCGATGCACAAGCGGCCTCGGCATCGCAGATGGGACGGTTCGAGACCGAGACGCTGGCTCTGGCCGGGAACCGTGCCGCGCTGGCCGACCTGAACGGGCAATGGATCGACCGGTTCCATGACCGTAACGGGCTGAAGTACATCGTTCTGGACATGGACAGCTCGGTCAGCCCGACCCATGGCGACCAGGAAGGGTCCGCCTGGAATGGCCATTTCGACTGTAGCTGCTATCACCCCAACTTTCTGTTCAACCAGTTCGGGATGCTGGAACGCTGCGCCCTGCGCCATGGCAACGTCCACAGCGCCGATGGCTGGCGTGATGTTCTCGACCCCGTCATTGCGCGCTACGCGGAGCGCGACCTTGGTGGCAGGTTCTTCCGGGCCGATGCTGCCTACGCGATCCCGGCGATCTATGAGCGATTGGAAGAAGCGCGGTTCTTCTACGCCATCCGGCTGCCCGCAAACGCGGTCCTCAAGGACAAGATCGCGCATCGGCTAACGCGCCCTGTCGGGCGGCCGTCACTGACCAAGGTCAAGCGGTTCTTCGAGGAATTCGAGTATCAGGCGGCGTCCTGGGACAAGGAACGCCGGGTGATCGCCAAGATCGAATGGCATCCGGGCGAACTGTTCCCGCGTGTCGGCTTCATCGTCACCAACCTGCCGATGGAGCCGGACTGGGTGGTGCGGTTCTACAACCAGCGCGGCACCGCCGAGCAGCACATCAAAGAGGGCAAATACGCCTTTCGCTGGACGCGGCTGTCGTGCCGGAAGTTCCGCGACAATGAGGTGCGGCTGCAACTGCACGCCCTGGCGTACAACCTGGCCACCTTCTTGCACTGCATCGAGCTGCCCGAGGCCATGGCCGACTGGTCGTTGACCAGCCTGCAACTGAAGCTGATCAAGATCGGGGCACGTGTGGTCCGTCACGCCCGCACCATCACCTTCCAGCTGGCCGAGGTCGCTGTCACCGGCACGATGGTACGCGCCATCCTCGCCGCTATCCGCCGATTGCGAGCGCCACCGCTATGCGCATGA
- a CDS encoding DUF4123 domain-containing protein, whose protein sequence is MPVSDDPQPRSAPQKTTLEGVQPLARQIGVWPRPTVPDALHPWLFGDPAQRSFALLDAARIRFLPERLRQSGLPHACLFDGTTAEDLADTAPWLVELAEGNDFTRSLFTRGDAHRDLWDAEAGVFLRSPLPLQEVRAHLRKLTRLCDEQGEWFYLRFCDPLYARHLLTHGSEEMRARLLRSGPMMMRGPQDGQMLIWTPPAQPDDLAPRRALLLRVQDRQALKLARLESFTTRMITWLSGQICPAAFVQFERGSRSCA, encoded by the coding sequence TTGCCAGTCTCTGACGATCCCCAGCCGCGATCCGCGCCGCAGAAAACCACCCTTGAAGGGGTTCAGCCTCTGGCGCGGCAGATCGGGGTCTGGCCCCGCCCGACGGTCCCTGACGCCCTGCATCCATGGCTCTTTGGCGATCCGGCTCAGCGCAGCTTTGCGCTGCTCGACGCCGCCCGCATCCGCTTCCTGCCCGAGCGCCTGCGCCAATCCGGCCTGCCGCACGCCTGCCTGTTTGACGGCACCACGGCCGAGGATCTGGCCGATACCGCGCCCTGGCTGGTGGAACTGGCCGAGGGCAATGACTTCACCCGCAGCCTTTTCACCCGGGGCGATGCGCATCGCGACCTGTGGGATGCCGAGGCGGGGGTGTTCCTGCGCTCGCCCCTGCCCCTGCAAGAGGTGCGCGCCCATCTGCGCAAGCTAACGCGGCTCTGCGATGAACAGGGCGAGTGGTTCTATCTGCGCTTTTGCGACCCGCTTTACGCGCGCCACCTGCTGACCCATGGCTCGGAAGAGATGCGGGCGCGTCTGTTGCGCAGCGGCCCGATGATGATGCGTGGCCCGCAGGACGGCCAGATGCTGATCTGGACGCCGCCCGCACAGCCCGATGATCTGGCCCCCCGCCGCGCGCTTCTGCTGCGCGTGCAGGACAGGCAGGCGCTGAAACTGGCGCGGCTGGAAAGCTTCACCACGCGCATGATCACCTGGCTGAGCGGACAGATCTGTCCAGCCGCTTTCGTTCAGTTTGAGCGTGGATCGCGATCATGCGCATAG
- a CDS encoding APC family permease, with protein sequence MAGTQPATGSVPAQPELHRVMGPKLLLLFIIGDILGTGVYALTGTVAGEVGGAAWAPFLIAFLVATITALSYLELVTKYPQAAGAALYTHRAFGIHFLTFLVAFTVMCSGITSASTASNAFAGFVNDGFHLGFQAGGTGILTIALGFMALVAIINFRGVGESVKANVVLTCVELSGLLMIIMIGFYAMSQGRADFSEVMVFKSSEDKGAFLALTAATALAFFAMVGFEDSVNMAEEVKDPVRIFPKIMLTGLGVTGVIYVLVSICAVALVPVGDLSDPSKGSALTQVVRAGAPNFPFDKIFPFIGMFAVANSALINMLMASRLLYGLARQRVLPHGLGLVHPTRRTPYVSIAFTTALAFGLIYFVVTRSETPAISLLGGTTALLLLCVFTVVNIALLVLRRQPVSHEHFRTPGILPWIGALTCAFLAGPWARSAAQMEQYRIAGWLLAVGVVLWVVTWIWNRASHRHAAGYLENVEDLAAHHGDSTRN encoded by the coding sequence ATGGCGGGAACGCAGCCGGCAACCGGATCGGTGCCAGCACAACCGGAACTGCACCGGGTCATGGGCCCGAAGCTACTTCTGCTTTTCATCATCGGAGACATTCTGGGAACCGGGGTCTATGCCCTGACCGGCACCGTCGCGGGCGAGGTCGGCGGCGCGGCATGGGCTCCGTTCCTGATCGCCTTTCTGGTGGCCACGATCACCGCGCTCTCATATCTGGAGCTGGTCACCAAATACCCACAGGCCGCAGGCGCTGCGCTTTACACGCATCGCGCCTTCGGCATCCACTTCCTGACCTTTCTGGTCGCCTTCACCGTCATGTGCTCGGGCATCACCTCAGCCTCGACCGCGTCGAACGCCTTTGCGGGCTTCGTGAACGACGGCTTCCACCTGGGCTTTCAGGCGGGCGGCACCGGCATCCTGACCATCGCTTTGGGCTTCATGGCGCTGGTCGCGATCATCAACTTCCGGGGCGTCGGCGAAAGCGTCAAGGCCAACGTCGTGCTGACCTGCGTCGAGCTTTCGGGCCTTCTGATGATCATCATGATCGGCTTTTACGCCATGAGCCAGGGCCGCGCCGATTTCTCCGAGGTGATGGTCTTCAAATCTTCCGAGGACAAGGGCGCCTTTCTGGCCCTGACCGCCGCCACGGCGCTGGCCTTCTTCGCCATGGTCGGGTTCGAAGATTCGGTGAACATGGCCGAGGAGGTCAAGGACCCCGTCCGGATCTTCCCGAAGATCATGTTGACCGGGCTGGGCGTCACCGGGGTCATCTATGTGCTGGTCTCGATCTGCGCGGTGGCGCTGGTGCCGGTGGGCGATCTCTCGGACCCGAGCAAAGGATCGGCGTTGACGCAGGTGGTGCGGGCCGGGGCACCGAACTTCCCCTTCGACAAGATCTTCCCCTTCATCGGCATGTTCGCAGTGGCGAACTCGGCGCTGATCAATATGCTGATGGCCAGCCGGTTGCTTTACGGGCTGGCGCGGCAGCGGGTCCTGCCGCATGGGCTTGGCCTTGTGCATCCGACGCGGCGCACGCCCTATGTCTCGATCGCCTTCACCACGGCTCTGGCCTTCGGGCTGATCTATTTCGTGGTCACCCGCTCCGAGACCCCGGCGATCAGCCTTCTGGGTGGCACGACCGCGCTGCTGTTGCTGTGCGTCTTCACGGTGGTGAACATCGCGCTGCTGGTGCTGCGCCGTCAGCCGGTCTCGCATGAGCATTTCCGCACCCCCGGCATCCTGCCCTGGATCGGCGCGCTGACCTGCGCCTTTCTGGCCGGGCCCTGGGCGCGCAGCGCCGCGCAGATGGAGCAGTACCGCATTGCCGGATGGCTGCTGGCGGTCGGTGTCGTGCTGTGGGTGGTGACCTGGATCTGGAACCGCGCGAGCCACCGCCATGCGGCGGGCTATCTTGAGAATGTCGAGGATCTGGCCGCGCATCACGGCGACTCCACCCGCAACTGA